The genomic region ACAATTTTATAATCATCGTTATGGAATATCAAATTTCTATGCAAAGGAACTTGATAAATTGGGATATAAAGATGGTAGTAACACCATAACCTTTTTAAAGCCTGAGGATTATGCCGGGCAAGAAACTTGGAGTCGCAACTATACAGATATGTTAGGATTGGGTGTCATTGCCGGAAAATATATTTTCTTTCCTTGCATTCTCTCCGATAATGATGAAGAGAACGCCATGCTTATCTACGAGATACCTCATGGAGTTAAGCTCTCTAACGCTGTTGATAGAAGAGGCGATAGCAGTGATGTAGATTCAATACAAATCTTAGGAACATCATCTGAAAATTTCTTTGATGGGAAAGACATTAGCATAGATAAGTTTGGAATTGATACTACAAAAATAATGTTTGATGAATATACCTTGCCGGGAGCAAATATAGAAAATGTAACAGATAAGGTAAAAACAATCATTATCAATGGGAAGAAGATGCCATTTAAGGACTATATAAATTCGTGTGTGAACGCAATCTTTCCGTTACCAAGCTATCAAGGATATGACATTTTTATCATATACTTTGAATATGGAGATAGTGAATATTGGGAAATGTGTATATCTGATAAGGGAATTATAAATGGAGATACTCAAAAAATGACAGTGCATTACACGTGGGATGATTGGGGAGATGAAAATCAAGAAAATGCAGATTATAGTAAGATTAGTTTCCAAATTTATCCGAATTATGTAATGTGCCTAAAAGGAGAAAAGCGAGAAAGCGGGAAAACAAAAGAGCATAGAAGATACTATCGCATCAATTCAAAAGGTAGCTTTGAAGAGATAAAATAATGTATCTTGGTGATGGGTGGTTGGTTCAACGGCTACCCACCTATACAAAATATAATGCTACAAAAATATGTAATAACACAAATTAGGAGGAATTAATTATGAAATTATTAAATATCTTATTTTATCTTTTATTCTTCTATTCATGCAGCAATGCACAAAAATGGTATGACATAAAAGACAGCAACAACCATTCCTTTGTAGGAAATTGGGAGCAATTGACAATTACAGACAATGGAGACACCGTAATATACCATGCTTGTTTTGATGTAGCACACAAAATAAATGTCGATACAATAAAAAAAGAACTTTTTGTGCAGTACGATATGGAAGATGTACATTATCCCATAGACACAGTACATTTAGAAAAAGACGAGTTTATCATATCTTTTGTCAATAACATTTGCACACCATTCAGATGTAAGATAATAGATCAGAATAAAGCTTTATGGACATATAAGTATATGGAAGATGGCGAAGTGTATCATAATTACTTTACCAATGAGAAGAGATATTTCAAAGAAATAAAGGAAAAGTACGATGACCAAGAACCAGAAGAAAGCCCCACACCTATCGTAGCCGTTCAAAATCACAAATGGTTCGGTGAATACGAATACTTCATCTCAGATACGACCGTTGTTCCCTCGCCTTTCATAGAGTACACATTGAGCATTGCGGCTGACCAATGTGTATTCAGCGGTAATGGGCATATGACTGCCTTTGAAATCCAATGCAGTGTAAAAACAGAAACGAAAGACAAACTCTCCCTTGATTTTGTCAAATCGCTGTCGGAAGATACACTGATGCCCAATATTGACAGAAACGTTTCACCCACAGTGAATTTATATTACAGGAAAGGAAAATACTATCTGGAAAGTCCGTTTATCAGCAATACTGAAGGCAAAAAAAATGTAAAAATAGAATGTAGAAAAATAAAATAAATCCTTGGTACTTTTAATGCTTGGCAAGGACAAAACCACATAATCTCATTGAGTATATTCCATTACAACAAGGGATAACATAAAAATACTTGTTTATAGGAAACGAGAAAACAGAAGACCGAGGGGGAAAAACTCAACTTTTCTACGCCGAAAGAAGAGTTCTTCGGGTTTTATTCTTAATTTTACATTTGCTGGTAGACTCTACGGAAGAGAGAAAATGCTGCCAACCTATACATCACTGCCCCAACATTTTTGCACAATACCTTCTGTTTGCACTCTTTTTTTTCGTACATTTGCAATCTGAAACGGATTGTTCCGACTGCCGAAACAAGCTTATGCACTTACGGAAATCGAAGAAATGGCTGGCTGCCATAGTGTTAGCACCCATTTCGTTGTTTATGTTCTTGCTCGTTCTTCTTTACTTGCCACCTGTTCAGAACTGGATTGTAAAGAGGGTGGCAGACTATGCTTCGAAGAAAACGGGAATGGAAATATCGGTCGGACACGTTTCGCTCAGCTTCCCACTCGACCTGAAATTGGAACAGGTAATGGCACTGCGACCCGACGACAGCATTCCGCAAAGGCGCGATACCGTGGCAGATGTAAAGGAGCTTGTGGTTGATGTGCAACTGATGCCGCTATTTAAAAGTAGGGTAGAGATAGACCAACTTACCTTCAAGGGGCTGAAGGCAAACACCATGAACTATATCGGCGACTTGCAGATACGGGGCAACTTGGAACGGTTGCACGTTGTTTCGCACGGCATAGACCTTGAAAATTCTACTGCGTTGCTCAACAATGCCGACGTGCAGGGGGGCTTTCTTGACATCGCCCTTAACGATACAATGCCGAAAGACACCACTAAAAAGAAAACCATTTGGAAGATAAACATCGACAAACTGAACCTTTATCGCACCAATTTCCGACTGCACATGCCGGGCGATTCGATGGTGATAGATGCCAATTTCCACAAGGCAGCAGCACAAAATACCTCCATTGACCTATATAATAAGGTGTACCGAGTGGACGGAATAGCTTGGCAGGGTGGGTCGTTGACATACGACAAGACCTTTGTTCCACGCATGCGGCACGGTTTCGATGCTGCCCACATTGCGCTGAACAAGCTGAACATGGGGGTAGATTCGCTTTCGTACGACTCTACCGGAGTTTCCGTCAATGTCAGGACAGCCAATTTCACAGAACAAAGTGGACTGATAGTGAACGACTTGCGCACACGCTTTCGCCTCGATAGCACCCATTTCTATCTGCAACCGTTCTATCTGCGCATGCCCCAAACCGAACTGAAGGGTGGCGTGGCAATGGCTTTGAATGCCTTTAGTGCAATAAATCCCGGACAACTTGCCGTCTCGCTGAATGGTTTCGTGCGCATCAACGACCTGCAGCCACTGCTGTCGGGCAGCGTTCCAACGAGGTTCTTGCACGCCATTCCGACTGAACGGATAGACGTGAACGGCTCGCTGCGAGGCAATATGCGCAACTTAATCTTGCAAAAGCTACGCATCGGCATGCCGCAACACTTCGCCTTGAAGGTGAATGGGCGGATATCGAACCTGCAAAGTCCGAAAAACCTGTCGGCAAACCTTGCCTTAGGCGGCAGTTTGCGCGACATTCGCTTTGTTAAACGCCTGTTGCCCAAGAGCATAGGCAATACGATTAAAATTCCGACAGGCATCGACTTCAATGCGAAAGTCAGGGCACAAGGAACGCAATACCATGCCGACATGCTGCTGTACGAGGGCGGAGGCAATGTAGCCGTAAAGGCAGACTTCAACAAGAGCAGCCAGACCTACAACGTAACAGCCCGTGCTGTAAACCTCCAGCTGCAACACTTCGTTGCCAAAACGGGGCTGTACCCCTTCACGGGCATGGTTTCGGTTTACGGACGAGGGCTCGACGTGCTCAGTCCGAAGTCATCGTTGCGCCTGAAAGCAAACATAACGCAGTTCCGTTTCGGCAATTATGTGCTCAACGGCATTAACGGCGACATCGCGAAACGAGGCGAGACAACCACTGCACGCATCGTCAGCACGAACCCAATGCTGGGCGGCGACTTCACATACAGCGGCAAACTGTCGGCTAAAAACGTGGACGGACACTTGCGAGGGTGGTTCCGTCGTGTCGATTTAAGGCAACTTGGCGTAATGAAAGACCCCTACGTGGTGTCTGCATGGGTAGATGTTGATGTGCGCTCCGACCTGAAAAACCACCACTACATAAGCGGACCGCTGCACCAACTCGTGCTTACAAGCGTGCATAAGCATGGCGAACAGCACCTTGCAGCAGGCAATTTAGACATTACGGCAAGCATAAACGGAGCCAAGACTGCCGCCCACGTCAATGGAAAGTTAGACTATGCCAACCTGAAAGGCTTGAGACTGATGGACAAACCCTACGTTCTGGGCACCGAAGCCAACCTTGCCTTCCGCTCCGACCGACCGAAACACTACACCGTGGAGGGCTATCTCGGCAAACTGAAGCTCGACGAACATCGTGGCGGAAAGGCTGTTTCACTCTTCAATGGCGACCTAAACGTACACGCAAGCATGGCCGGGAAACTGCTGAATGGCAGTGCCAACGGTATTGTACGCCATGCCGACCTCTACCAATTAGGCTTTGTAGACAAGCCTTTCGCCTCTAACTGTGCACTGAACATAGAGTTTGACACCGACATGGCAGCCAAACTGATGGTGCGTGGAATGCTTGGCAACCTGCAAGTGCAAGCCGACAACAAACAGTTTAGCCCCGGCGACGTTACCATAGACATGCTGAGCCGTGCCGATACCACCCACGCCGTGATTGAAGGAGGCGATTTTGCACTGAACACCGACTGGCATGGCAGCTATCAGCACGTGCTGAAGGCAGGCAAGCGCATAGCCACCGACTTGCAGAAGCAGATAGACAATAAACGAATAGACCAGACTTCGCTGCAGAAATTGCTCCCCATGGGACGCCTGAAACTTGTCAGTGGCGAAGGCAACCTGTTCAGCAAACTGCTCGAACAGCAGGGTTATGTGTTCAAGACTGCCAACATAGACCTCACCTCATCACCCTCAAAGGGACTCAACGGCAACATTGTTGTAGACTCGTTGGTGTACAACGACATGCACGCCGACTCGCTGATAGTGGACCTTACCACCAACGACACCGGACTGAACTACGACCTGCAGGTGCTGAACAACGCCAAAAACGACTATCCCTACAAGGGTTACGTGCACGGCTCGTTCTTCGACCGCGGGCTCAACACCTCCATCTTGATTACCGACATGGCTGATAAAACCGCCCTTGCACTATCTGCACAGGCTGCAATGCAAGGGCAGGGCATCAATCTTTCGCTTACTTCTGCACAGGCAATATTGGGCTACAAGACATTCAATGTAGAGCCAGACAACTATTTATATATAGGCAGGAACAAACGACTGAAAGCCGAAATGCGACTGCTTGCCGACGACGAGGCAGGCCTACACCTATACAGCGACGACACCGATTCTACCTCGTTGCAAAACTTCACCCTCTCCATCAACAAGTTCGAACTTAGTCAGCTCATGGCAGTGCTGCCCTTTGCACCACGCATTTCGGGCGAACTCAATGGCGACTATCACGTCATTCAAACCACGTCAGACCTTACTGTGTCCAGCGACATGGCAATAAAGAACATGGTGTACGAACTGAACGGCATGGGCGATGTGGGGGCAGAGTTCGTCTATATGCCTAAAGGCGATGGCACACACTATGTAGATGGCACCCTGACAAGGAACGACAGAGAGATAGGAAGGCTCTCCGGCGTGTACGACAGCAAGGGCAAGGGCAGTCTCGACGCGGAGTTTACGCTCGAAAAATTCCCCCTTAGCTACATCAACGGTTTCGTTCCCGACCGCATCATAGGACTGCACGGAACAGGCGAAGGTACGCTTGCCATGCAAGGACCGCTAAAAAATCTCGACATAAACGGAGAGATATACCTCGACTCTTCGTATGTTTTCAGCGAACCATACGGTGTCAAGCTGAACTTCGCAAACGACCCCGTGCTCATCAATCACAGCCGTGTGGAGTTCGAAAACTTCGAGGTTTTCGCTTCCAACAAGGCTCCGCTCGACATCTCCGGCTACTTAGATTTCTCCAATTTCGACCGTATGAACACCGACTTACGCATGCGGGCGCGCAACTTCCAGGTGATTAATGCAAAGGAGAACATGCGCTCTGAAGTGTTCGGAAAAGCATTTGTAAACTTCGACGGAGATCTGCAGGGACCGCTGTCGTCGCTCCAGTTAGATGGAAAAGTGGACGTATTGGGCAATACCGACATAACCTACGTGGTGCGCGATGCACAGCTTGCCAACGACAACGAGCTGGAAAACCTCGTTACTTTCACCAATCTTAACGACACGACCAGGGACGTCGTGAAGCGACCGGACATTCAAGGACTGGGCATGAAGCTGCGTGTCGAGGTGGACAACGAGGCACACATCGTCTGCGCACTCGACCCGGAGCGTTCCAACTATATAGATATTGTGGGCGGAGGAACCCTGAACATGGAGTACGACCCCACCAACGGACCACGCCTGAGAGGTCGTTACACCATAAGCGACGGTCAGATGAAGTACTCGCTGCCCATCATTCCGCTGCGCACTTTCCACATAAAGGAAGGCAGCTATGTAGAGTTTACGGGCGACCCAACCACGCCGACGCTCAGCATTACGGCTACCGAATGCGTGCGGACGAGTGTGTCTGACGGGACGGGGAACGGCAGAATGGTAGACTTCGATGCCGGTGTCCGACTGTCCAAACGCTTCCCCAATCCCGGTGTAGAGTTCATCATACAGGCTCCGGAAGACCAGGACATGCAGGGGAAACTAAGTTCCAAGAGTGTGGAAGAACGCTCCAAACTTGCCGTTACCATGCTTGCTTCGGGCATGTATTTCGACGGTTCCAACAATTCAACCGCCAATACAGCCATGAACAGTGCCCTCATGGGCTTCCTGCAAAGTCAGGTAAACTCCATAACGGGGCGTGCCCTGACCTCCATGGGTGTGGACCTTACAGCCAACATGGAGAGCACTGCCGACGCATCGGGCAGTCTTCACACCGACTATACTTTCAAATTCTCCAAACGATTGTGGGACAACCGTCTCCGTATAATCATGGGCGGACGCGTCTCCACAGGCTCCCAGGTGTCGGAACAGAACGGTGCCTTCTTCGATAATCTGTCGTTGGAATATCGCCTGAACCGCCAGGAGACACAGTATCTGAAGCTTTATTACGAGCGGGAAGCCTACGACTGGCTCGAAGGAAACCAGGGAGAGTTTGGCGTCGGCTTCATGTGGCGACGCAAGTTGCAGCATTTTAAGGACATCTTCCGCTTTAAAAGCAAGAAAGAACAGCCACCACAGCGCGACAGCCTAATTAATTTTGTAAATGGAAAGAAACAGTAGACATGCTCACAGCCACCTTGTTACCCCTCGTGGCAGTTTGTTTTGCACAGCAATGGTATTGCTGTTGGTGCTCACGGCAATGCTTTCGGCATGCAGCACCACCAGTGCCTTGCCCGAAGGCGAGCAGCTTTACACGGGCATGACCCCCACCGAATACACCAACTACACCAAAAACGCACACTTCAAAGCCGTGCGGGAAGAACTCGACATCGTGCTTGCCACAAAGCCAAATGCATCGCTTTTCGGCAGTCCGTCGCTGAAGTCGCCCTTCCCCGTGGGCTTATGGGTGTGGAATGCCTTCTCGCCCGACACCACACGGTTTGGCCGCTGGATAACAAGAGCGTTCGGTTCGCGCCCCATCACCTTGTCGAACGTGTCGCCAGACCTGCACGCTACCGTGGGCGAAGGACTGTTGAACAAGCGCGGATACTTCGATGGGAAGATAACATACCAATTGGTTCCGCAGAGGAACAAGAAGAAAATAAAACTTAAATATACCGTGAACATGGGACATTTGTGGACCATAGACAGCCTGCAATATGTAGATTTCCCACCCGATGCCGACAGTCTGATAAGGGCAACACGCCCCGATGCCGCCATAAAAGACGGCGACCCGTTCGACGTAGCCACGCTCGAGCAAGAACGCCAGCGCATCACGACCCTCTTTCGCAACAACGGCTACTACTATTACAAGAACAACGACGCCAGCTATTTGGCCGATACAACCATCGTTCATGGGAAAGCTGTAACACGGTTGCAGCTTGCCGACTCTGTAAGTCCTGCCGACTTGCGCAAGTGGCGCATCGGAAACATTACGGTAAATCTGCAGAAAACCTTTATGGAAGAGCTGCACCAGCATCGCAAGAAGCGTGGTTTCGACCTTAACTTCAACGGCAGGCACTCGCCATTGCGAGGCAGGGTGATTGCCAACGACCTGCAATTCCGCCCCGGCGACCTGTACCGGCAAGCCAAGCACACCGAGACAATGGAACGCCTGAACGCCACGGGACTGTTTACAGGGTCTAACATTTCTTTCAAGCCAAGCAACCAGACGGACACCTGCAGCACGCTCGACGTAACGCTGGACTTCCTTTTCGACCGTCCCTACGACTTTTACATAGAAACCTACGGACGCGGAAGGACCACCGGAAAATATGGTCCTGAACTTGTGGTTGGTTTTGCCAAGCGCAACGCTTTCCGTGGTGCCGAACTGCTGAACGTGCGTTTGCACGGAGCCTACGAGTGGGCATCGAAACGCAGCGACGATGCCGGCACCACCGGACGCATCAACGACTACCAGTACGGCGCGGAGGTAAGCCTGCAGTTTCCACGTTTTCTCAATCCGTTCAAGACACCTCCGCGCATCATGCGCGAACGCATGCAGCGGCGCGAGGCAGCCGCCATGGCTGCGGGCAAGCCCCTGCCGCCGAATGCACCACGCACCTATTTCGAGACGCCGATGACCACCCTGAGCGCTTCTACCAACGTTATCAAGCGTGCACTCTACTTCAAACGCCACGTGGTGGCAGGCGAAATAACCTACAGCTGGGCACCCAGCGAGCGCCACTCGTTCATTTTCAAGCCCCTGTCGCTCACCTACGAGTACATGAGAAGCGTAACCGACCGCTTTAAGGCACTCACCGACAGCGTGCCATACCTTGAAGTTTCCATGGCAGACCAGTTCATTCCGAAAGCCTTGTTCCAGTACACGTACCAGAGTCCGAGGGAATATGCCAACCCGATACGCTGGTGGTCCACCCTGAGCGAAGCCTCCAACCTGCTCGCCTTGGGTTATCTGGCAGGCGGAGAGAAGTGGAACAAGCGGGGAAAGACGATGTTTAAAAATCCGTTTGCGCAGTTCGTGAAGATTGAAACCAACTTTACGAAGCTCTGGACACTTGGCGGCAAGTCGTCCGTTGCAGCCCATGCCAATGCAGGCGTGATATGGGCGTATGGCAACAGCAGGTTTGCACCCTATTCAGAACAGTTCTTTGTGGGCGGAGCAAACAGCGTCAGGGCTTTCAACGTGCGCGAGATAGGTCCCGGCACTTACCGTTCGGCATCGCTCGGACGGTCGTATGTGGAGCAGACGGGCGAAGTTAAGGTGCAGGCAAACGTGGAGTATCGGCCTCATTTGGTGGGAAGCCTGTACGGAGCACTCTTCCTCGACGCCGGCAACGTGTGGACGTTGCACAGCGACAGCAGCCGTCCGGGGTCGCAGTTCCACTTTACCAACTTCTTCAAGGAACTGGCTTTCGGCACGGGGGTAGGCATTCGCTACGACATCGGCTTCTTCATGCTCCGCCTGGATTGGGGCATTGGTCTGCACGTTCCTTACGAAACGGGTCGCAGCAGGCTCTACAACATTCGCCACTTCCGCGATGCACAAGCCCTGCATTTAGCCATCGGACTGCCATTCTGAGGCGTAACCATTCTGCAAAACATTTTCCGCTTTGCAACGGCTTCATTGTCAGCGGTTTGCAATATACACACCTTGGTGCTGCAAAAGGCACTGTTTGGGCGTGCAAAAGGCACTGTTTTACGTTCCAAAACAGTGCCTTTTGTATTTTTGTTCTGTTAATTTTCTTTAATAATTCCGTGTTTTCCATGCAACATTACAATATTTATCATATCTTTGTGATATTAAAATGATATTACTGTAAATACAATAGACAATTTAAACGATACAACTATGGAAAAGAAAGAATTTGCCTTTAAGGGCGTGGTACAGAATGGTTTTGTAATGCTTGCACTGACGCTTGCATTGCTCTTGTGTGGCATAGCCAGTGCAATATATGGCTTCGTGCTGATTGGCAACGACCAAAATGGCGGCTTGTTGATTGGTGCTGCTGTGGCTATGCTGGTTCTTTTTGTCATGTGTCTTTACGGTTTCGTGAAGATAGAACCCAACGAAGCCCGTGTAATGATGTTCTTCGGACAATACAAGGGCACTTTCACAACGGTGGGTTTCCACTGGGTGAATCCCTTCATAACCACCAAGCGACTGTCGTTCAGGGCACGCAACATAGACGCTGCCCCCATCAAGGTGAACGACAAGACGGGCAACCCCGTCATGATAGGCATGATGCTGGTGTGGCGATTGAAGGATACGTACAAGGCAATCTTCGAAATCGACTCCGAGACAATGGCTACCTCGGTCGATGAAGGCGGCGAGGCACCTGCCGTAGGCAACATCATGATGGCGTTCGAACGCTTCGTGCGCATACAGGGCGACGCTGCCCTGCGCCATGTGGCAGGGCAATACGCCTATGACACCACCGACGACGAGCACGAGACACAGACCCTCCGCGACAACAGCGAGGGGATAAACAAACTGCTGGAACAGACGCTCGACGAACGGTTGGACATGGCTGGAATAGAGATTATAGAGGCGCGCATAAACTATTTGGCATACGCTCCCGAGATAGCAGCCGTGATGTTGCGCCGCCAGCAGGCTTCTGCCATCATCTCGGCACGCGAAAAAATCGTGGAAGGAGCTGTTTCCATGGTAGACATGGCACTGAAGAAGCTCGACAAGGAGAACGTTGTCGTGTTGGACGACGACAAGAAAGCTGCCATGGTAAGCAACCTCATGGTGGTGTTGTGCAGCGAAAGTGCCACACAGCCCGTGGTAAACTCGGGTACGCTTAACATGTAGTTGTGAGTCTGCAAGGGCACTCTGCCTACACCTTATATATATAAAGGGGAGGCGGACAACACGCCCATGTGCGGCAAGAGGCGTTGCAGACACAAACCGAAACGTAGATGGCAAAGAAAGAAACAAACAATAAAAGCTTCATTCTCAGGGTAGATGCCGACACGATGAGCGCGATAGAGAAGTGGGCAGCCGATGAATTCCGCTCGACCAACGGACAGTTGCAGTGGATAATAACCGAGGCACTGCGAAAGGCACGCCGTCTGCCGAAGCAGCAACCCAAGAACAAAGGCAAAGAAAAAACAACGAATGACGAGAATGAAAACACCGATTGAAAACCTCCGATTGCCCAGAACAGGCAAATCGACACTATACGAAGTCATGTCGGCAGCAATCCTTCTGCTTGCATGGATAGCGGGAATTGTAGCCACCAGCAACCACAAGACATCTGGAAGAATAGTTATCCTACTCATTGTTTTCTCTGTTATTGTGGCATTAATGCACTACTGCTCGTATCGCCCGACGATGCCTTGGGCTCGCAACAGCTTCCAGCCCACAACCGTGCGGCAAGCTAAGGTGGCGTCAAGGTACTACCGTGTGTTTGCCATAGAGATGGCTCTGTTCTGTCTAATTATAATTCTTTTCGACCTGTTAGACATGAGAGACTCGTTGCCTTCTCGTGCTTTAGGATCTGTTTTCTTCGTTTTTGTAATGATAACATATAATTCCGCCTCCCGAAAACTAATGCGGGTGCGCAATGCCGAGCGGGAGCAGCGGCAACAAAACGGGCACGGAAAGTAACCGATGGAGACTAATGGACAAAATTGGAAAAGTCTTTTAAAAAAACAAGACAGGCTCTTTTACACTGCAAAAGAGCCTGTTTTGATTTCTTGTACGTTTACTTTGTCCTATGTTTGCAGTTTTTCAGGAAGTTCAGAACTGTTGGAAGTCATAGGTATTCTATATTTTCCATAAGGTTTCTATGTATCTTTGTTCCTATGGCTTCAATGTGTTCATGTTTTCTTGAAAGTTGTTTTGTCCTTCCATTTCATTTTTCAGGAAGCGGCAAGCAATTTCTTTGGCAAAGTTGATATGGTTTAAAAATAAGTGGTTACCTTTGCAAGCCAATAACAAACCTGTGTTGGCGGACGGACGATAAGGTGGAATATCGGTTCGCAATATGGTATTATCAGACAGAAAAGCAATGGGTGTTACTTTCTACAGAGAACTCTATTACACGCTGAATAGTGGAAAAAACTCTAAACTTAAATATTACATAACTTCCTATTTGTGGGTTCTTATGCCCCACTTCGTACTCTTGTTGTTACGTAAAGTGCTGCTGTACAACGTGCAGAGACGCAGCGACTGGGACGAAATAAAGGCGCGCATAGACTACTACAACAAGCTGGGCAAATCCGAAATAGACCTTTCGGCGTTTCGGCAGAAAGCCATCATGCTTGCCGAACAGCAGAAAACAAGTCAGTCGGTGTATTATTTGGACTCGTTCCGCTATGCAAAATCGTTCCCATTGTGCCGGAAATGGTGCTTGCAACCGGGCGACGTAACATGCGTGCCCGATGTTCCTTCCATCGTGAAAAGTCGCCCCATTGCCGGCAACAACGCCAATTCGGTGTTGCTGAAGCTCGACCGGGTGCGCCATTTCCTGTTCGTAAACGACAGCAAGAAGTATTGCGACAAAATGAACAAGGTGCTGTTCCGTGGACTAATCGGGCAGTTCGACAGCCACAGTCTGAAGCAAAATCGCTACGACTTTGTGCAAAAATTCTTTGGCAATCCGCTCTTCAACATCGGCGTTATCGACAAAAGTTTCCCGCAATGGCATACCCCCAAAATGACGATAGGCGAGCATTTAGACTATAAGTTCGTGATGGCGTTGGAAGGAAACGACGTAGCCAGCAACCTGAAATGGATAATGTCGTCGAACTCAGTCGCCGTAATGCCGCGTCCCAAATACGAAACGTGGTTTATGGAAGGCACGCTGATACCCAACTATCACTACATAGAAGTGGCTTCCGACTATTCCGACTTGGAAGCAAAAATAAACTATTACATTCAGAATCCCCACGAAGCCGAAGCCATAATAGCCCACGCCCATGCCCACGTAGCCCGCTTCTGCAATCCCCTTCGCGAGTACATCGTGTCGCAACTCGTTCTGTCCAAGTATTTTGAAGAGACCGCCGGGGCAGGAGAAACCCAATAAGTCCGTCAGCCGCAATGGTGCAAGGTCGTTGGCATGGCTGCACATGCGAAGGCGAAAATGGCAGGACAGATTTGCAATAATCGGTGAAAAATAGTATATTTGCAGCAGCTATAGAGACAAAAGGACAGCGCACACATACAAAAAGCCTTGGACATAGTGTTTAATTCGGATACCTATCAGAAGTTGCTCAACGACAAAACAAGATTGTATTACCAAAGTGCGTTATGTATTTTCGTATCTGCAGCACGAATTGGAAACCGGTAAGGTGGGCTGAAAAGAACGGAAACGCTGCCTTGCCATGAATGAACGGCAACGCCCAACAGCCTTTAGCAACCAACTATACAGCCAAGACTTACAAAATGTAGGACACAAATAGCGATTTGGTTCCCATTTGTTTGTAAGTTTGAAACAATATTTATACTTTTGCAAATGACGACAGCCATTTCTCAACAAATGGCAAAATAAAAGCATATATCGCCTTACACCTTAATTAATATAGGCGTTGGAGAAGGCGAAAGACCAGAGAGCTACGAAACAATCTAATCATTAATATTTAAACATAAGCACGATGAAAGGACTTTACACTACACTTCTCGCAGCCATTGCCCTGCTTGTTGCAATGCCTGTGAATGCACAAACAGAATACCAATTGTACGGACACCTTGTGGGTGTGAACGAAAACAACGGCATCTACAAGTTCACGACGGAAGCTACTTCGCCACTTACAGCGGTTCAGAAAATACCCTATTCGCCCGACTATGGCATCGTAAAGGTGAAAGACCGCTACTT from Prevotella nigrescens harbors:
- a CDS encoding DUF5991 domain-containing protein, yielding MKLLNILFYLLFFYSCSNAQKWYDIKDSNNHSFVGNWEQLTITDNGDTVIYHACFDVAHKINVDTIKKELFVQYDMEDVHYPIDTVHLEKDEFIISFVNNICTPFRCKIIDQNKALWTYKYMEDGEVYHNYFTNEKRYFKEIKEKYDDQEPEESPTPIVAVQNHKWFGEYEYFISDTTVVPSPFIEYTLSIAADQCVFSGNGHMTAFEIQCSVKTETKDKLSLDFVKSLSEDTLMPNIDRNVSPTVNLYYRKGKYYLESPFISNTEGKKNVKIECRKIK
- a CDS encoding translocation/assembly module TamB domain-containing protein translates to MHLRKSKKWLAAIVLAPISLFMFLLVLLYLPPVQNWIVKRVADYASKKTGMEISVGHVSLSFPLDLKLEQVMALRPDDSIPQRRDTVADVKELVVDVQLMPLFKSRVEIDQLTFKGLKANTMNYIGDLQIRGNLERLHVVSHGIDLENSTALLNNADVQGGFLDIALNDTMPKDTTKKKTIWKINIDKLNLYRTNFRLHMPGDSMVIDANFHKAAAQNTSIDLYNKVYRVDGIAWQGGSLTYDKTFVPRMRHGFDAAHIALNKLNMGVDSLSYDSTGVSVNVRTANFTEQSGLIVNDLRTRFRLDSTHFYLQPFYLRMPQTELKGGVAMALNAFSAINPGQLAVSLNGFVRINDLQPLLSGSVPTRFLHAIPTERIDVNGSLRGNMRNLILQKLRIGMPQHFALKVNGRISNLQSPKNLSANLALGGSLRDIRFVKRLLPKSIGNTIKIPTGIDFNAKVRAQGTQYHADMLLYEGGGNVAVKADFNKSSQTYNVTARAVNLQLQHFVAKTGLYPFTGMVSVYGRGLDVLSPKSSLRLKANITQFRFGNYVLNGINGDIAKRGETTTARIVSTNPMLGGDFTYSGKLSAKNVDGHLRGWFRRVDLRQLGVMKDPYVVSAWVDVDVRSDLKNHHYISGPLHQLVLTSVHKHGEQHLAAGNLDITASINGAKTAAHVNGKLDYANLKGLRLMDKPYVLGTEANLAFRSDRPKHYTVEGYLGKLKLDEHRGGKAVSLFNGDLNVHASMAGKLLNGSANGIVRHADLYQLGFVDKPFASNCALNIEFDTDMAAKLMVRGMLGNLQVQADNKQFSPGDVTIDMLSRADTTHAVIEGGDFALNTDWHGSYQHVLKAGKRIATDLQKQIDNKRIDQTSLQKLLPMGRLKLVSGEGNLFSKLLEQQGYVFKTANIDLTSSPSKGLNGNIVVDSLVYNDMHADSLIVDLTTNDTGLNYDLQVLNNAKNDYPYKGYVHGSFFDRGLNTSILITDMADKTALALSAQAAMQGQGINLSLTSAQAILGYKTFNVEPDNYLYIGRNKRLKAEMRLLADDEAGLHLYSDDTDSTSLQNFTLSINKFELSQLMAVLPFAPRISGELNGDYHVIQTTSDLTVSSDMAIKNMVYELNGMGDVGAEFVYMPKGDGTHYVDGTLTRNDREIGRLSGVYDSKGKGSLDAEFTLEKFPLSYINGFVPDRIIGLHGTGEGTLAMQGPLKNLDINGEIYLDSSYVFSEPYGVKLNFANDPVLINHSRVEFENFEVFASNKAPLDISGYLDFSNFDRMNTDLRMRARNFQVINAKENMRSEVFGKAFVNFDGDLQGPLSSLQLDGKVDVLGNTDITYVVRDAQLANDNELENLVTFTNLNDTTRDVVKRPDIQGLGMKLRVEVDNEAHIVCALDPERSNYIDIVGGGTLNMEYDPTNGPRLRGRYTISDGQMKYSLPIIPLRTFHIKEGSYVEFTGDPTTPTLSITATECVRTSVSDGTGNGRMVDFDAGVRLSKRFPNPGVEFIIQAPEDQDMQGKLSSKSVEERSKLAVTMLASGMYFDGSNNSTANTAMNSALMGFLQSQVNSITGRALTSMGVDLTANMESTADASGSLHTDYTFKFSKRLWDNRLRIIMGGRVSTGSQVSEQNGAFFDNLSLEYRLNRQETQYLKLYYEREAYDWLEGNQGEFGVGFMWRRKLQHFKDIFRFKSKKEQPPQRDSLINFVNGKKQ